A DNA window from Arachis duranensis cultivar V14167 chromosome 3, aradu.V14167.gnm2.J7QH, whole genome shotgun sequence contains the following coding sequences:
- the LOC107480110 gene encoding kinetochore-associated protein KNL-2 homolog — MAELTSTPSNSKNANLSCFQPTVCLYEWWLVKAKHGFEGKQLAIGGIASKREEVVRVFTSAPIAKRHDLFSLETTDGVYIIIRGFIDEQRTIDNGFPPEVFSHFLFGFPQNWESYAADLIRDESTIGTDLGSAIPKNVSLIDPEIFSAAQEKSILSSSKPLKEAFRAHGKPHAEGEWHDSNASCGVNAAQGSGSVRRVTRYHNMKVQQKQPASGITLKHPEELNSPLTPAQLQSLEKVTTEKVNTPSEHLDESSTSRVSRTFFKNKEGCFRRKKATSEKSQITCERKRTRSATATKYPQKRGLSPSIIGEKEKISPVSALSGFKKSKSGRLLLPPLEFWRNQIPIYNADHEVTEIQGGASVVQ, encoded by the exons ATGGCTGAGCTTACTTCAACTCCATCCAATTCTAAAAATGCCAATTTATCTTGTTTCCAACCAACG GTTTGCTTGTATGAATGGTGGCTGGTTAAAGCTAAACATGGATTCGAAGGAAAGCAGTTAGCCATTGGAGGCATTGCATCAAAAAG GGAAGAAGTAGTGCGTGTCTTCACCAGTGCTCCCATTGCGAAACGGCATGATCTGTTCTCTCTTGAGACCACAGATGGGGTTTATATTATCATAAGGGGTTTCATTGACGAGCAGCGCACCATAGATAATGGTTTCCCTCCTGAG GTTTTCAGTCATTTCTTATTTGGTTTTCCTCAAAACTGGGAAAGCTATGCAGCAGATTTGATTAGGGATGAATCAACTATTGGCACTGATTTGGGTAGTGCTATTCCTAAAAATGTATCATTAATTGATCCTGAGATCTTCTCTGCTG CTCAAGAAAAATCTATCCTGTCTTCTTCGAAACCTTTAAAGGAAGCATTCAGGGCTCATGGGAAGCCACATGCTGAAGGTGAATGGCATGATTCTAACGCTTCATGTGGGGTTAATGCCGCTCAAGGTAGTGGCAGCGTTAGACGTGTTACCAGGTATCATAACATGAAAGTTCAGCAGAAGCAGCCAGCTTCTGGAATTACTCTAAAACATCCAGAGGAGCTGAACAGTCCACTGACACCAGCTCAGTTGCAATCTCTGGAAAAAGTAACtacagaaaaagtaaatacaCCATCTGAACATCTCGATGAAAGCTCTACATCTAGAGTTTCTagaactttttttaaaaataaagaaggcTGTTTTAGGAGAAAGAAAGCTACAAGTGAAAAAAGTCAGATCACGTGTGAAAGAAAAAGGACTAGATCTGCCACTGCAACCAAATATCCACAAAAAAGGGGTTTAAGCCCCTCGATCATTGGTGAGAAAGAGAAGATATCCCCCGTGTCTGCTCTATCAGGTTTCAAAAAGTCCAAATCAG GAAGGTTGCTTCTACCACCCTTAGAGTTTTGGCGTAACCAGATACCGATTTACAATGCG GACCATGAGGTTACAGAAATTCAGGGAGGTGCATCTGTGGTTCAATAG